From the Halorhabdus utahensis DSM 12940 genome, one window contains:
- a CDS encoding Cdc6/Cdc18 family protein → MIEDARVLREEFVPNDVVHRDGEVDALSAVLEPVVEGEPPESALLTGPSGAGKTTIAKFVVGRLRETALDVEAIHVNCWQSYTRFKALYRILEGLGRTIDVHRQSTPHDELLDRLEAYDGPPVIVTLDEVDQLEDGHLIYDLYRLPAFAVVLITNDEEELLAGLDERVRSRLHTAETIHFDRYDVEELTDIMADRVDHGLASGAVDFDQLRWIADAAAGDARVGLSILRSAARRADRDGADAIAASHIEAAIPEARREVRSRALDALHKEQRKVFEILRESDGLPPREVYDRYVAAVEDPRTKRTVRSWLQKIEQYNLVEADGSGPTRTYRVIAEE, encoded by the coding sequence ATGATCGAGGACGCCCGCGTGCTCCGCGAGGAGTTCGTCCCGAACGACGTCGTCCACCGCGACGGCGAGGTCGACGCGCTCTCGGCCGTCCTCGAACCCGTCGTCGAGGGCGAACCGCCCGAGTCCGCGCTGCTCACCGGCCCCTCGGGAGCCGGCAAGACCACCATCGCGAAGTTCGTCGTCGGCCGCCTCCGGGAGACCGCCCTCGACGTCGAGGCGATCCACGTCAACTGCTGGCAATCGTACACTCGCTTCAAAGCCCTCTACCGGATTCTCGAGGGCCTCGGCCGGACGATCGACGTCCACCGCCAGTCGACGCCCCACGACGAACTCCTCGATCGGCTCGAAGCCTACGACGGCCCGCCCGTCATCGTCACGCTCGACGAGGTCGACCAGCTCGAGGACGGCCACCTGATCTACGACCTCTACCGCCTCCCCGCGTTCGCGGTCGTCCTGATCACCAACGACGAGGAAGAGCTGCTGGCCGGCCTCGACGAGCGCGTCCGGTCGCGGCTTCACACCGCCGAGACGATCCATTTCGACCGCTACGACGTCGAAGAGCTGACCGACATCATGGCCGACCGCGTCGACCACGGGCTGGCTTCGGGGGCCGTCGACTTCGACCAGCTCCGGTGGATCGCCGACGCCGCCGCCGGCGACGCCCGCGTCGGGTTGAGTATCCTCCGGAGCGCCGCACGGCGGGCCGACCGCGACGGTGCCGATGCTATCGCCGCGTCCCACATCGAGGCCGCGATCCCCGAAGCCCGCCGGGAAGTCCGGTCGCGGGCCCTCGACGCACTGCACAAGGAGCAACGGAAAGTATTCGAGATCCTCCGGGAGAGCGACGGGCTCCCGCCGCGGGAGGTCTACGATCGGTACGTCGCGGCGGTCGAGGATCCCCGGACGAAGCGGACGGTCCGGTCGTGGCTCCAGAAAATCGAACAGTACAACCTGGTCGAGGCCGACGGGAGTGGCCCGACCCGGACGTATCGCGTCATCGCCGAGGAGTAG
- a CDS encoding P-loop NTPase family protein produces MEHDAITGRMGTDSRRGGSSIGDPRWPASSREDLPGQRARQRSSGEIDDAATAVDVDDGLALPELPTLEDDLYLLEPDAGTARSRRDAVVGPLHALALDTALSAGGDVVWVDAGGHATTHAFARVAPAERALDRVHVARAFTTHQHYTLVEQLGRWLRGDGDSPFGAPATDRPAVVVAPALDALYRKGEIRDGDAGRLLSHSLATLAAIAREHDIPVVLTRSRADSDTDPIEAAATTIALEETQFGPRFACDDLDFETLVYRVEEGVHQTTITYWAEILRARHPAVASGGSVRASGSGSTAQSLTIGPAAIR; encoded by the coding sequence ATGGAACACGACGCGATCACCGGACGGATGGGAACGGACAGCCGGCGAGGCGGCTCGTCGATCGGGGACCCGCGATGGCCGGCTTCGAGTCGCGAGGACCTCCCGGGCCAGCGTGCCCGACAACGATCCAGTGGCGAGATCGACGACGCGGCGACCGCCGTGGACGTTGACGACGGCCTCGCCCTCCCGGAACTCCCGACGCTCGAAGACGACCTCTATCTGCTGGAACCCGACGCGGGAACCGCGCGATCGCGACGCGACGCCGTCGTCGGCCCGCTTCACGCGCTCGCACTCGATACCGCGCTCTCGGCGGGCGGCGACGTTGTCTGGGTCGACGCGGGGGGCCACGCCACGACGCACGCCTTCGCCCGCGTCGCCCCGGCCGAGCGTGCGCTCGATCGCGTCCACGTCGCCCGCGCGTTCACGACCCACCAGCACTACACGCTGGTCGAGCAACTCGGCCGGTGGCTCCGGGGCGACGGCGATTCGCCCTTCGGCGCGCCGGCGACCGACCGCCCCGCGGTTGTCGTCGCCCCGGCACTCGACGCGCTCTACCGCAAGGGGGAAATCCGGGATGGCGACGCCGGACGCCTCCTCTCCCATTCGCTGGCGACCCTCGCCGCGATCGCCCGCGAACACGACATCCCGGTCGTGCTGACGCGGTCCAGGGCCGACAGCGACACCGACCCGATCGAGGCGGCTGCCACGACGATCGCCCTCGAAGAAACCCAGTTCGGCCCCCGATTCGCGTGCGACGATCTCGACTTCGAGACGCTGGTCTACCGCGTTGAGGAGGGCGTCCACCAGACGACGATCACCTACTGGGCGGAGATCCTCCGGGCTCGGCATCCGGCCGTCGCGTCCGGCGGCTCCGTCAGGGCAAGTGGATCCGGATCGACCGCACAGTCACTCACTATCGGGCCGGCGGCAATCAGGTGA